Proteins encoded together in one Impatiens glandulifera chromosome 1, dImpGla2.1, whole genome shotgun sequence window:
- the LOC124946134 gene encoding protein ECERIFERUM 2 gives MGSMGTNQNRDLIHNIKLSSVVPSKVSGENKVHELTAMDKAMKLHYIRGLYIFKKEAVQGLDINEIKKSLFMCLDLYYPVSGRIRRRDVGEGGLVIKCNDGGVRTVEADCRITVDEWLLMAKDDQLINDQLGYRQVLGPDLGFSPLVYIQFTWFKCGGLSIGLSWAHILGDLFSASEFINVWATLVAGQFHPPKISPSPVNPIVGETSHISFKTITSVGDYWLVPTNSEMGTHTFHFTPKQIAGLQHLVLDKLRPFHVLAAFMWKHLSKLRNDNDHKILIVSHEKYFGRGENELPSNTHVRIGTVEADFSIAKCDLERLANLICKEVIDESGTIYNNIGGEDSDFVVYGGSYLTFVDAEDIDLYGLQMNEEKSVFTNYMVAGIGDCGAVLVLPSGFEEDGFYGRTVTVTLPINEIKELKIEVKNEMEVFSS, from the exons ATGGGTTCAATGGGTACTAATCAAAACAGAGACTTGATTCATAACATCAAACTATCTTCGGTTGTGCCATCAAAAGTGTCCGGAGAAAACAAAGTTCATGAGCTGACAGCCATGGATAAAGCAATGAAGCTTCATTATATAAGAGGcctttatattttcaaaaaagaagCAGTTCAAGGATTGGATATAAACGAGATTAAAAAATCATTGTTCATGTGTCTCGACCTTTATTACCCTGTTTCCGGCAGGATTCGCCGGAGAGACGTCGGAGAAGGTGGTCTTGTCATTAAGTGTAACGACGGCGGCGTACGTACTGTGGAGGCTGATTGCCGGATAACTGTTGATGAGTGGTTGTTGATGGCAAAGGATGATCAGTTAATTAATGATCAGCTTGGTTATAGACAAGTTCTTGGACCTGATCTTGGATTTTCACCACTCGTTTACATTCAG TTTACTTGGTTCAAATGCGGAGGATTATCGATAGGATTGAGTTGGGCTCACATTCTTGGAGACCTATTTTCGGCTTCCGAATTCATCAATGTTTGGGCCACTCTAGTGGCGGGTCAATTCCATCCCCCCAAAATCTCACCTTCTCCGGTTAATCCGATCGTCGGAGAAACATCGCACATTTCCTTTAAAACAATTACATCAGTGGGAGACTATTGGCTAGTTCCAACCAATTCCGAAATGGGTACTCACACTTTTCACTTCACACCTAAGCAAATAGCCGGTTTACAACATCTTGTTTTGGACAAACTCCGACCTTTCCATGTCTTGGCAGCATTCATGTGGAAACATTTGTCTAAGTTAAGGAACGATAATGATCATAAGATTTTAATAGTTTCACATGAGAAGTACTTCGGCCGAGGAGAAAACGAGTTGCCGAGTAATACACACGTAAGAATTGGTACTGTCGAGGCTGATTTCTCCATTGCGAAATGTGATCTAGAACGGTTAGCGAATTTGATTTGTAAAGAAGTAATAGACGAAAGTGGTACAATTTACAATAATATTGGAGGGGAGGATTCGGACTTTGTCGTGTACGGAGGATCGTACTTGACATTCGTAGATGCGGAGGATATCGATTTATATGGATTACAAATGAACGAGGAAAAATCCGTGTTTACAAATTATATGGTGGCTGGAATCGGTGACTGTGGGGCGGTGTTGGTGTTACCTTCGGGATTTGAAGAAGACGGTTTTTATGGAAGAACAGTTACGGTTACTCTTCCGattaatgaaatcaaagaatTGAAGATTGAAGTGAAGAATGAAATGGAGGTTTTTTCATCTTGA